A genomic segment from Streptomyces sp. NBC_01233 encodes:
- a CDS encoding TlyA family RNA methyltransferase, with translation MAGVARRRLDAELVRRSMARSREHAAQLIAAGRVTVGGTTATKAATQVETSAALVVLKDDSDPDYVSRGGHKLAGALAAFQPQGLRVEGRRALDAGASTGGFTDVLLRAGVAHVVAVDVGYGQLAWSLQSDDRVTVKDRTNVRELTVEQIDGTAVDLVVGDLSFISIGLVLPALVRCCASDADLVLMVKPQFEVGKDRLGSGGVVRSPELRAEAVREVAAQAAKLGLGVVGVTASPLPGPSGNVEYFLWLRAGAPALDPADVDRAVAEGPQ, from the coding sequence GTGGCAGGAGTGGCACGCCGCCGCCTGGACGCCGAACTGGTACGCCGCAGCATGGCCCGCTCGCGCGAGCACGCCGCGCAGCTGATCGCCGCGGGCCGGGTGACCGTGGGCGGCACCACCGCGACCAAGGCCGCCACCCAGGTCGAGACGAGCGCGGCTCTGGTCGTCCTCAAGGACGACAGCGATCCCGACTACGTCTCGCGGGGCGGCCACAAACTCGCGGGCGCCCTGGCGGCCTTCCAGCCGCAGGGGCTGCGCGTGGAGGGCCGCCGCGCGCTGGACGCCGGGGCCTCCACGGGCGGGTTCACCGACGTGCTGCTGCGCGCGGGCGTCGCCCACGTGGTCGCCGTCGACGTCGGCTACGGGCAGCTCGCCTGGTCGCTGCAGAGCGACGACCGGGTGACGGTCAAGGACCGGACGAACGTGCGCGAGCTGACGGTCGAGCAGATCGACGGGACCGCGGTGGACCTCGTCGTCGGTGACCTGTCCTTCATCTCCATCGGGCTGGTGCTGCCCGCGCTCGTACGGTGCTGCGCGTCCGACGCGGACCTGGTGCTGATGGTCAAGCCGCAGTTCGAGGTCGGCAAGGACCGGCTGGGCAGCGGCGGAGTGGTGCGCAGCCCGGAGCTCCGGGCGGAGGCCGTGCGCGAGGTCGCGGCGCAGGCGGCGAAGCTCGGTCTGGGCGTCGTCGGGGTGACGGCGAGCCCTCTGCCGGGGCCGTCGGGCAACGTCGAGTACTTTCTGTGGCTGCGGGCGGGGGCACCGGCACTCGACCCGGCGGATGTTGACCGTGCAGTGGCGGAGGGGCCGCAGTGA
- a CDS encoding ABC transporter ATP-binding protein → MNLMRSTQVQRLTAENVTLGYDQRVIAENLSVEIPDNSFTVIVGPNACGKSTLLRALSRMLKPAAGRVLLDGQVIGSMPAKKVAKTLGLLPQSSIAPDGITVADLVARGRYPHQGLLRQWSAEDERVVNESMASTGVAELADRAVDELSGGQRQRVWIAMALAQQTPLLLLDEPTTYLDIQHQIDVLDLCAELHENQGRTLVAVLHDLNHAARYATHLIAMRGGKVVAEGPPAEVVTAELVEKVFGLKCQIIDDPETGTPLVIPAARRSRAGAHVVV, encoded by the coding sequence ATGAACCTGATGAGGAGTACGCAAGTGCAGCGGCTGACCGCGGAGAACGTGACGCTCGGCTACGACCAGCGGGTCATCGCCGAGAACCTGTCGGTGGAGATCCCCGACAACTCCTTCACGGTGATCGTCGGCCCCAACGCCTGCGGCAAGTCCACGCTGCTGCGGGCCCTGTCGCGGATGCTGAAGCCGGCCGCCGGGCGGGTGCTGCTGGACGGGCAGGTGATCGGGTCGATGCCGGCGAAGAAGGTCGCCAAGACTCTGGGGCTGCTCCCGCAGTCCTCGATCGCGCCGGACGGCATCACGGTGGCCGACCTGGTCGCGCGCGGCCGGTACCCGCACCAGGGGTTGCTGCGGCAGTGGTCGGCCGAGGACGAGCGGGTCGTGAACGAGTCCATGGCCTCGACCGGGGTCGCCGAACTCGCCGACCGCGCCGTCGACGAGCTGTCGGGCGGGCAGCGGCAGCGGGTGTGGATCGCGATGGCGCTGGCGCAGCAGACGCCGCTGCTGCTGCTCGACGAGCCGACGACGTACCTGGACATCCAGCACCAGATCGACGTGCTGGACCTGTGCGCGGAGCTGCACGAGAACCAGGGGCGGACGCTGGTCGCGGTGCTGCACGACCTGAACCACGCGGCCCGCTACGCGACGCACCTGATCGCGATGCGGGGCGGGAAGGTCGTGGCGGAGGGGCCGCCGGCGGAGGTGGTCACGGCGGAGCTGGTGGAGAAGGTGTTCGGCCTGAAGTGCCAGATCATCGACGATCCGGAGACGGGGACGCCGCTGGTGATTCCGGCTGCGCGGCGTTCGCGTGCGGGGGCTCACGTGGTGGTGTAG
- a CDS encoding NAD kinase — translation MTDSTGERTVFLLAHTGRPAAIRSAELVVKGLLRCGLGVRVFAHEAVDLPLPPEVELVTESTPGVLDGCELLIVLGGDGTLLRGAEFARASGVPMLGVNLGRVGFLAEAERDDLDKVVDRVVSRSYEVEERMTLDVVVRTNGDVVHRDWALNEAAVQKVSPERMLEVVLEIDGRPVTGFGCDGIVCATPTGSTAYAFSAGGPVVWPEVEALLMVPISAHALFAKPLVTSPTSVLAVEVQSGTPHGVLWCDGRRMLELPSGARVEVRRGAVPVRLARLHHASFTDRLVAKFALPVSGWRGAPH, via the coding sequence GTGACAGATTCAACGGGGGAACGCACCGTCTTCCTGCTCGCGCACACCGGGCGGCCGGCGGCCATCCGCAGCGCGGAGCTGGTGGTCAAGGGGTTGCTGCGCTGCGGGCTGGGCGTACGCGTCTTCGCGCACGAGGCGGTGGACCTGCCGCTGCCGCCCGAGGTGGAGCTCGTGACCGAGTCCACCCCGGGGGTGCTCGACGGGTGCGAGCTGCTGATCGTGCTGGGCGGGGACGGGACCCTGCTGCGGGGCGCGGAGTTCGCGCGCGCCTCGGGGGTGCCGATGCTGGGCGTCAACCTGGGCCGGGTGGGGTTTCTCGCCGAAGCCGAGCGCGACGACCTGGACAAGGTCGTGGACCGGGTGGTGTCGCGCTCGTACGAGGTCGAGGAGCGGATGACCCTCGACGTGGTCGTGCGCACGAACGGCGACGTGGTCCACCGGGACTGGGCACTGAACGAGGCCGCGGTCCAGAAGGTGTCCCCGGAGCGGATGCTGGAGGTGGTCCTGGAGATCGACGGGCGCCCGGTGACCGGCTTCGGCTGTGACGGGATCGTCTGTGCGACTCCGACGGGCTCGACGGCCTACGCCTTCTCCGCGGGCGGGCCGGTGGTCTGGCCGGAGGTGGAGGCGCTGCTGATGGTGCCGATCAGCGCGCACGCGCTGTTCGCGAAGCCGCTGGTGACCTCGCCCACCTCGGTGCTGGCGGTGGAGGTGCAGAGCGGCACCCCGCACGGCGTGCTGTGGTGCGACGGCCGGCGGATGCTGGAGCTGCCGTCCGGGGCCCGAGTGGAGGTCCGGCGCGGGGCGGTGCCCGTGCGGCTCGCCCGGCTGCACCACGCGTCCTTCACGGACCGGCTCGTCGCGAAGTTCGCACTGCCCGTGTCCGGTTGGCGCGGGGCGCCCCACTAG
- a CDS encoding FecCD family ABC transporter permease, whose translation MTATVDDTSRKGRSGPRPLHLPGGISLRVEGRALAVGLLLAAVTLALAVVLIGTGDFRIAPWDVVQTLLGNGTPANDFIVNDLRLPRVLVALLVGASLGMAGAVFQSVSRNPLGSPDLLGFGYGSVVGALVVIILFKGDATEVAVGALIGGLLAGAAVYLLAYKQGIQGYRLVLVGIGASAMLIALIQYLITKAQMIEATRAMVWLTGSLAGRDWAQVWPLLAVCAVLFPLVLGQGRALRMMEMGDDAAYALGVRVERTRLLLMLAAILLTTAASAAAGPISFVALAAPQLARRLTRSPGGNLLTAALMGSVLLMVSDWASQRAFGADQLPVGVVTGLVGGLYLLWLLVTERKAGRI comes from the coding sequence GTGACCGCGACCGTGGACGACACCTCTCGCAAGGGCCGGTCCGGGCCCCGTCCGCTGCACCTGCCCGGCGGGATCTCGCTGCGCGTCGAGGGGCGCGCGCTGGCCGTCGGGCTCCTGCTCGCCGCCGTGACGCTCGCGCTGGCCGTCGTGCTCATCGGCACCGGCGACTTCCGGATCGCACCGTGGGACGTCGTCCAGACCCTGCTGGGCAACGGCACGCCCGCCAACGACTTCATCGTCAACGACCTGCGGCTGCCGCGGGTCCTGGTCGCCCTGCTCGTCGGCGCCTCCCTCGGGATGGCCGGAGCGGTCTTCCAGTCGGTCTCCCGCAATCCGCTCGGCTCACCGGACCTGCTGGGCTTCGGCTACGGCTCGGTGGTCGGCGCGCTCGTCGTCATCATCCTGTTCAAGGGCGATGCCACCGAGGTGGCCGTCGGCGCGCTGATCGGCGGCCTGCTGGCCGGAGCCGCCGTCTACCTGCTGGCGTACAAGCAGGGCATCCAGGGCTACCGGCTGGTGCTGGTCGGCATCGGCGCCTCCGCCATGCTCATCGCCTTGATCCAGTACCTGATCACGAAGGCCCAGATGATCGAGGCCACCCGCGCCATGGTCTGGCTGACCGGCTCGCTGGCCGGCCGCGACTGGGCCCAGGTGTGGCCGCTGCTCGCGGTCTGCGCGGTGCTCTTCCCGCTCGTCCTCGGGCAGGGCAGGGCCCTGCGGATGATGGAGATGGGCGACGACGCCGCGTACGCCCTCGGGGTACGGGTGGAGCGGACGCGGCTGCTGCTGATGCTCGCGGCGATCCTGCTCACCACCGCGGCGAGCGCGGCGGCCGGGCCCATCAGCTTCGTCGCGCTGGCCGCGCCGCAGCTGGCCCGGCGGCTCACCCGCTCGCCCGGCGGGAACCTGCTGACGGCCGCACTGATGGGCTCGGTGCTGCTGATGGTGTCCGACTGGGCCTCGCAGCGCGCCTTCGGCGCCGACCAGTTGCCGGTGGGCGTGGTGACCGGGCTGGTCGGCGGTCTCTACCTGCTCTGGCTGCTCGTCACCGAGCGCAAGGCGGGACGTATATGA
- a CDS encoding SCP2 sterol-binding domain-containing protein, which produces MATIQECREALDTLSGNLARADGGVRGAAALDRSLSCHITDLDETFTGRLDGGRIRVDAVAPGPPAAKAEIRLAMTGDDLVALVAGDLKFAKAWASGRVKLEAGFRDLLRLKSLL; this is translated from the coding sequence ATGGCTACGATCCAGGAGTGCCGCGAAGCACTCGACACCCTCTCCGGCAATCTCGCCCGGGCCGACGGCGGCGTACGCGGCGCGGCCGCGCTCGACCGCTCCCTGAGCTGCCACATCACGGACCTCGACGAGACGTTCACGGGCCGCCTCGACGGAGGCCGCATCCGCGTGGACGCGGTCGCCCCCGGCCCTCCGGCCGCCAAGGCCGAGATCCGCCTCGCGATGACGGGCGACGACCTCGTCGCCCTGGTCGCGGGCGACCTCAAGTTCGCCAAGGCCTGGGCCTCCGGCCGAGTCAAACTGGAAGCCGGCTTCCGCGACCTCCTACGCCTCAAGAGCCTGCTGTAG